A genomic stretch from Xiphophorus maculatus strain JP 163 A chromosome 16, X_maculatus-5.0-male, whole genome shotgun sequence includes:
- the fbxl16 gene encoding F-box/LRR-repeat protein 16, translating into MLNMSTPSELKSPCMTRNGMVKLPPSQPNGLGSASITKGTPAAKNRLCQSSSVPSILPPPPSSLPYHHHLHHLDSPGMPHTTAPLLPSDLEPGKPLVGLKPSLRQLPPLTLPKPILLERQLVLDEKLLNRLLWYFTTAEKCVLAQVCKTWRKVLYQPKFWEGVTPILHAKELYNILPNGEKEFVSLQAFALRGFQSFCLVGVSDLDICEFIDNYPLSKKGVRSLSLKRSTITDAGLEVMLEQMQGLMHLELSGCNDFTEAGLWSSLNARLTSLSVSDCINVADDAIAAISQLLPNLSELSLQAYHVTDTAMAYFTAKQGYTTHTLRLQSCWEITNHGVVNMVHSLPNLTALSLSGCSKITDDGVELVAENLRKLRSLDLSWCPRITDMALEYIACDLHKLEELVLDRCVRITDTGLGYLSTMSSLRSLYLRWCCQVQDFGLQHLFGMRSLRLLSLAGCPLLTTTGLSGLIQLQELEELELTNCPGATAELFKYYAQHLPHCMVIE; encoded by the exons ATGTTGAACATGTCCACCCCGAGTGAGCTGAAGTCTCCCTGCATGACTCGTAATGGTATGGTGAAGTTGCCCCCCAGCCAGCCTAACGGTCTGGGCAGTGCGAGTATCACCAAGGGGACGCCTGCTGCTAAGAACCGCTTATGCCAGTCCTCCTCTGTGCCCTCCATCTTGCCTCCTCCGCCGTCCTCTCTTCCCTATCATCACCATCTGCATCACTTGGACAGCCCCGGGATGCCTCATACCACAGCACCTCTCTTGCCCTCTGACCTGGAGCCAGGGAAGCCTCTGGTGGGGCTGAAGCCATCTCTTCGTCAGCTTCCCCCCCTCACTTTGCCCAAACCCATACTGCTGGAGCGTCAGCTGGTCCTGGATGAGAAGCTCCTCAACCGACTACTCTGGTACTTCACCACGGCAGAAAAATGTGTGCTTGCACAAGTATGCAAGACATGGCGCAAGGTGCTGTACCAGCCCAAGTTCTGGGAGGGAGTGACGCCCATCTTGCATGCCAAGGAGCTTTACAACATACTACCCAACGGGGAGAAGGAGTTTGTCAGCCTGCAGGCCTTTGCTCTGCGGGGCTTCCAGTCGTTCTGCTTAGTGGGCGTTTCGGACCTCGACATCTGTGAGTTTATCGACAACTACCCGCTGTCCAAGAAGGGGGTTCGTTCTCTCAGCCTCAAGAGGTCAACCATCACAGACGCTGGTTTGGAG GTCATGTTGGAGCAAATGCAGGGCCTGATGCACCTGGAGCTGTCAGGCTGCAACGACTTTACGGAAGCTGGCCTGTGGTCCAGTCTCAATGCCAGGCTAACGTCCCTCAGCGTCAGTGACTGCATCAATGTGGCGGATGACGCTATCGCTGCTATTTCCCAGCTCCTGCCCAACCTATCAGAGCTGAGCCTGCAGGCCTACCACGTCACTGACACGGCCATGGCCTATTTCACAGCCAAACAG gGCTACACCACCCACACTCTACGGCTCCAGTCCTGCTGGGAGATCACCAACCACGGTGTGGTAAACATGGTGCACAGCCTGCCCAACCTGACCGCCCTGAGCCTCTCAGGCTGCTCCAAGATCACCGACGATGGCGTGGAGCTGGTGGCCGAGAACCTCCGGAAGCTCCGCAGCCTGGACCTGTCCTGGTGCCCCCGGATCACAGACATGGCCCTGGAGTACATCGCCTGCGATCTGCACAAACTGGAGGAGCTGGTGCTAGACAG GTGTGTGCGAATCACTGACACGGGGCTGGGCTACCTGTCCACCATGTCTTCACTAAGAAGCCTTTATCTGCGCTGGTGCTGCCAG GTTCAGGACTTTGGTCTGCAGCATTTGTTTGGAATGAGAAGTCTCCGTCTGCTGTCTCTTGCAG GCTGCCCCCTGCTGACCACCACCGGGCTGTCAGGCCTCATCCAGCTGCAGGAGCTGGAGGAACTGGAGCTGACCAACTGTCCAGGAGCCACGGCCGAGCTCTTCAAATACTACGCCCAGCACCTGCCCCACTGCATGGTCATCGAGTAA